The following coding sequences lie in one Nitrospirota bacterium genomic window:
- a CDS encoding phosphatidylglycerophosphatase A, which yields MVSLSNHERGPVASHFLDKTAVFLATGCGVGFIPWAPGTWGTFAAAALFGFLLRGLSNGAYVGLVAGLFAASIWISQRAALAMGRIDPKEVVIDEFVGFYVTMFFLPSDWMTIAAGVLFFRIFDITKVFPARPLDKKLPGGWGIVVDDVVAGVYANLSVRLILAIT from the coding sequence GTGGTGAGCCTGTCGAACCATGAACGGGGGCCGGTTGCCTCTCACTTTCTTGACAAGACCGCTGTCTTCCTCGCAACCGGCTGCGGTGTAGGCTTCATTCCCTGGGCGCCGGGAACGTGGGGGACGTTCGCCGCCGCCGCACTTTTCGGATTCCTCCTCCGTGGACTGTCGAATGGGGCCTATGTGGGTCTTGTGGCCGGCCTCTTCGCGGCTTCCATCTGGATCAGCCAACGGGCGGCGCTGGCGATGGGGAGAATCGACCCGAAGGAAGTGGTTATTGACGAGTTTGTCGGGTTCTACGTGACCATGTTCTTTCTTCCCAGCGATTGGATGACCATTGCGGCGGGAGTCCTGTTCTTCCGAATCTTCGACATCACGAAAGTGTTTCCGGCCCGTCCGCTCGACAAGAAACTTCCGGGCGGCTGGGGGATCGTCGTCGACGACGTCGTGGCAGGCGTCTACGCCAACCTCAGTGTGCGCCTCATCCTCGCGATAACGTGA
- a CDS encoding competence/damage-inducible protein A, which produces MIRTILLHIGNELLRGETINTNASTISRILFESGYPVLRQLVVSDTPYDIQKALLDSCAEADFVICTGGLGPTTDDLTAEAAAQAFGMPLKENPKAWKMVQDRFAFLGRDPTGKDRKQALLPEGSVVLENAWGTAPGFYVRHKSATAFFLPGVPREMEPMLNMHVLSVMRTSKPPKEEIHSLSLLVFGIREARMNEILDPVIREFSDLQVAFLPRYPDITLRLTGIGVPPERIKTAADGIRKRLGTHIVGEGETTIEGTVAKLLREKGLTMAVAESCTGGLIAKRLTDIPGSSEYFERGIVSYSNESKIKALGVSADILAEHGSVSRETASEMARRIRFLSGTRIGLSVTGIAGPTGGSPEKPLGLVYIGLCTGDEPSVVEHRLKGTREQIRLLASSLALDLLRRYLLGSGDVVK; this is translated from the coding sequence GTGATCCGAACGATCCTGCTCCACATCGGCAACGAACTCCTTCGCGGAGAAACGATCAACACCAACGCCTCGACGATCTCACGAATTCTCTTCGAGTCGGGGTATCCGGTCCTGCGGCAGCTCGTGGTGAGCGACACCCCGTACGACATCCAGAAGGCGCTGCTCGATTCCTGCGCCGAGGCGGATTTCGTGATCTGCACGGGAGGGCTGGGCCCGACGACGGACGACTTGACGGCGGAGGCCGCGGCGCAGGCCTTCGGGATGCCGCTGAAAGAAAATCCGAAGGCGTGGAAGATGGTGCAGGACCGTTTCGCGTTTCTGGGGCGGGATCCCACCGGCAAGGATCGGAAGCAGGCGTTGCTCCCTGAAGGGTCTGTCGTGCTGGAAAACGCCTGGGGCACGGCTCCCGGTTTCTACGTGCGGCACAAATCGGCCACGGCCTTCTTTCTCCCGGGCGTTCCCCGCGAGATGGAACCGATGTTGAACATGCACGTCCTTTCGGTCATGCGGACGAGCAAACCGCCGAAGGAGGAGATTCATTCCCTTTCCTTGCTGGTATTCGGGATTCGCGAAGCGCGGATGAATGAGATCCTCGATCCGGTCATTCGGGAATTCTCGGATCTCCAGGTCGCCTTTCTGCCTCGCTATCCGGATATCACCTTGAGATTGACGGGTATCGGTGTTCCGCCGGAGCGAATCAAGACGGCGGCGGACGGCATTCGAAAACGCCTGGGAACGCACATCGTCGGGGAGGGGGAGACAACGATTGAGGGTACCGTGGCGAAACTCCTCAGGGAGAAGGGACTGACGATGGCGGTGGCGGAATCCTGCACGGGCGGTCTGATCGCAAAACGGCTGACCGACATCCCGGGCAGTTCGGAATACTTCGAACGCGGTATCGTCAGCTACAGCAACGAATCCAAGATCAAGGCTTTGGGAGTCTCGGCGGACATTCTGGCTGAGCACGGCTCGGTCAGTCGCGAGACCGCCTCCGAAATGGCCCGGCGAATCCGATTTCTGTCGGGGACGCGCATCGGCCTTTCCGTGACGGGCATCGCAGGACCGACGGGTGGATCACCCGAGAAGCCCTTGGGGCTGGTGTACATCGGCCTGTGCACGGGCGATGAGCCGAGTGTCGTCGAACACCGGCTCAAGGGCACGCGGGAGCAGATCCGGCTGCTTGCCTCCAGCCTGGCGTTGGACCTGCTTCGGAGGTACCTCCTCGGAAGTGGGGATGTGGTGAAGTAA
- the thpR gene encoding RNA 2',3'-cyclic phosphodiesterase, which produces MRCFIAIEIDAAVRERLAAAQDDLRPHVSGVSWTKPDNIHLTLKFLGEIEDKRANRAMRVLTELALRLTGGNVESKGVGCFPNLKNPRVIWAGLADEAGLLHSTAQAIEGELSKIGFPRERRPFRAHLTLGRVRESFRAPDFPNQLARNGNRPFGPTVVRELTFFQSRLDPKGSIYTPLGRFPLQRNPG; this is translated from the coding sequence ATGCGCTGCTTCATTGCCATCGAGATTGACGCCGCCGTCCGCGAGCGCCTTGCCGCAGCCCAGGACGACCTCCGGCCGCACGTGTCGGGAGTGAGCTGGACGAAGCCGGACAATATCCACCTGACGCTGAAGTTTCTCGGAGAGATCGAAGACAAACGCGCCAATCGCGCCATGCGCGTGCTGACGGAGCTTGCGCTGCGTCTCACGGGGGGAAACGTCGAATCGAAAGGGGTGGGCTGTTTCCCCAATTTGAAAAATCCCCGGGTCATCTGGGCCGGACTGGCGGACGAGGCGGGTCTCCTCCATTCCACGGCCCAGGCCATCGAGGGTGAACTCTCAAAAATCGGGTTCCCGCGCGAGCGCCGGCCCTTTCGTGCCCATCTGACGTTGGGTCGCGTCCGTGAGAGCTTTCGTGCGCCGGATTTCCCGAACCAACTCGCGCGTAATGGCAACCGGCCGTTCGGCCCGACCGTTGTCCGCGAGCTCACCTTCTTCCAAAGCCGGCTCGATCCCAAGGGTTCCATCTACACCCCCCTCGGCCGGTTTCCGCTCCAAAGGAATCCTGGATGA